TTAAAATCCAGCCAGACAAACAAAGGGACTGGGCCTGCACCCACCTTTCCGCAGAAGGAGACGCTTGCGAAATCTACACATCCCGCCCCGTGGAATGTCGCCTGCTTAAATGCTGGGATACCCGAGCCCTGCTGGCCCGCTACCGGGAGGACCGGCTCACACGAAAAGATATCTTCGGCGGCATGGAGGGTCTCTGGGATCTTATTGAGGATCATGAAAAGCGCTGCAGCTATGAAAAGATCCGGGACCTTGTGGATCAGCTGGAAAAAAATGGAGGAAAAGACGCGGAAAGTACCCGGAAACTGGGAGATATACTTCTCTACGACAAGCATATCCGGGAAGTTATGCAGGAAAAAAAACCAGAGATGGCAACCATGGCGGACCTTCTCCTTGGCAGGCCGCTGATGCAGACCATGCCTGCCATGTTCGATCTGAAAATAGAAAAGAAAGATTCCGGATGGGTGATCAAACCCAGACGCATCCCCGTATAACAGGAGGGCGTGCGGTACACCGCACGCCCTTGTCCGGCCCATATCTCTTCCACCGCCACTCACAGCCCGGGAATCATCAGGCCGCTGCAACCATCGGTACCGGCAGTCCGGGAACAGGCAGAAAACATCCGGGCTTACACTTCACTTCAAGGCACACGGGTTCCGGACAAACGGCACACCGGGCATAATCCACGAGGGGAAGGTTCCCATCCATGGCAACAGCCCCATGGGGACAGGCCTTGGTACACAGGCGGCAACCAATACAACCAAAATCACAGGCCTTACGGGTTTCTCCGCCCTTTTCGGGATTCCGGCACATAACCATGGTCTTTGCCGTTTCCGGCACCATGACGATCACATCCTTGGGACAGGCACGCACACAGAGGCCGCATCCGATGCAGGCATCACGTTTCACTTCGGCAATACCCCTGCTATTGATAAAAACAGCTTTTTCCGGGCAAACGGCAACACAGGTTCCCAGACCCAGACATCCCCACTTGCAAGCCTTTTCACCTTCGGTCAGAAGAGAAGCGGCGCGGCAGTCTGCTATTCCCTCATAGGCAAAAAGGCTGTGGCAACCTTCCACCTGACCACCACCGCAGGCCACAACAGCTCTGGAAGGAACCATTTCCTCTGCTTCCTTGCCAGCTATACGGGCCACTTCTGTGGCCACATCCGCGCCACCGGGAAGGCAGAGAGCAGGCGAAACCCCCGGTTCCAGCACCACTTTCTCCGCATACTGCCGACATCCTGCATAACCGCAGGCACCACACTGCCCCGAAGGCAGTACGCCTTCCACAAGATCAATGCGAGGATCCTCCTCCACATAGAGAAACTTGTCCGCTATGGCCAGCAAAAGACCAATCAAGGCACCCAGGCCACTTAAGGCCAGCACAGCAATCAGGATATTCATGGCAGAAGCTTCTCCTTTCGGATTCCCTGTGAGCAGGGCTTACGGAAAATAAGGGGCCGACAATTCTCTGTGCAACGTTGCCTTCCATATGGAAAGCAGCCTGTCTTTCCATATCCAGCCATCCTGCACCACCAACCAGTCCTCTTTTCCGGACGGAT
The Desulfobotulus pelophilus DNA segment above includes these coding regions:
- a CDS encoding RnfABCDGE type electron transport complex subunit B, which translates into the protein MNILIAVLALSGLGALIGLLLAIADKFLYVEEDPRIDLVEGVLPSGQCGACGYAGCRQYAEKVVLEPGVSPALCLPGGADVATEVARIAGKEAEEMVPSRAVVACGGGQVEGCHSLFAYEGIADCRAASLLTEGEKACKWGCLGLGTCVAVCPEKAVFINSRGIAEVKRDACIGCGLCVRACPKDVIVMVPETAKTMVMCRNPEKGGETRKACDFGCIGCRLCTKACPHGAVAMDGNLPLVDYARCAVCPEPVCLEVKCKPGCFLPVPGLPVPMVAAA
- a CDS encoding YkgJ family cysteine cluster protein, giving the protein MQTSCTQCGECCRKGGPALHIEDKFLIMQGKLPANHLFTLRKGEIGMDPVENKKIRLEEEIIKIQPDKQRDWACTHLSAEGDACEIYTSRPVECRLLKCWDTRALLARYREDRLTRKDIFGGMEGLWDLIEDHEKRCSYEKIRDLVDQLEKNGGKDAESTRKLGDILLYDKHIREVMQEKKPEMATMADLLLGRPLMQTMPAMFDLKIEKKDSGWVIKPRRIPV